A genomic region of Polyangia bacterium contains the following coding sequences:
- the folD gene encoding bifunctional methylenetetrahydrofolate dehydrogenase/methenyltetrahydrofolate cyclohydrolase FolD, whose amino-acid sequence MAATILDGKALAARIRGGLAEEAKTLTAKGAQPGLAVVLVGNDPASQVYVNGKSKACREAGFRTFDHHLPATTSEAELLSLVDALNHNRDVHGILVQLPLPAGIDARRVLLSVDPAKDVDGFHPDNLGRLLLGEPRFIACTPFGVMKLLEEAGAQLSGADAVIVGRSNIVGKPMAALLIAADATVTVCHSKTRALATVIGRADVVVAAVGRPEMVKGAWIKPGAVVIDVGMNRLPNGKLLGDVEFAAAAERAAAITPVPGGVGPMTIAMLLANTLASARARAGL is encoded by the coding sequence ATGGCGGCGACGATCCTCGACGGCAAGGCGCTGGCGGCCCGCATTCGCGGCGGGCTGGCCGAAGAAGCGAAGACGCTGACCGCGAAGGGTGCGCAGCCGGGCCTGGCGGTGGTCCTGGTGGGTAACGATCCGGCTTCCCAGGTCTACGTCAACGGCAAGAGCAAGGCCTGCCGGGAGGCCGGCTTTCGCACGTTCGATCACCACCTGCCGGCGACGACATCCGAAGCTGAGCTGCTGTCTCTTGTCGACGCGCTCAACCACAACCGCGACGTCCACGGCATTCTGGTCCAGCTTCCTTTGCCCGCAGGCATCGACGCGCGGCGGGTTCTTCTGTCAGTCGATCCGGCCAAAGACGTCGACGGGTTTCATCCGGACAACCTGGGCCGTTTGTTGCTGGGCGAGCCGCGCTTCATCGCCTGCACGCCGTTCGGCGTGATGAAGCTGCTGGAAGAGGCCGGCGCGCAACTGTCCGGCGCCGATGCGGTGATCGTCGGGCGGTCGAACATCGTCGGCAAACCGATGGCCGCCCTGCTGATCGCCGCCGACGCCACGGTGACCGTCTGCCATTCGAAGACCCGCGCGCTTGCCACCGTCATCGGCCGCGCCGACGTGGTGGTGGCGGCGGTGGGCCGGCCGGAGATGGTTAAAGGCGCGTGGATCAAACCCGGCGCGGTGGTCATCGACGTGGGCATGAACCGCCTGCCGAACGGCAAACTGCTGGGTGATGTCGAGTTCGCGGCCGCCGCCGAGCGCGCCGCCGCCATCACGCCGGTGCCCGGCGGCGTGGGACCGATGACCATCGCCATGCTGCTGGCCAACACACTGGCGTCGGCTCGCGCGCGCGCCGGTCTTTGA
- a CDS encoding ParB/RepB/Spo0J family partition protein: protein MTGPKRKALGRGLAALIPSAPPSPAMAPAGSTLSARGDGLRTLAIEEIHPSGDQPRQIFDDARLAELADSIRTQGVIQPVIVRVRPQGGYELVAGERRWRAAQRAGLHEIPAVVRDIAPMRAFEMAMVENLQRADLNPIEEAAGYQRLISDFGYTQETLAGRVGKDRTTVTNALRLLRLPESVRDLVVAGRISMGHARALLGLESVDAMERLARRVSAREMSVRQVEALVRRERSVSAAAPTPAAPSASARDLGDRLARILGTKVKVVEAGPGRGHLEVHYHSLDQLDALIARWLPS, encoded by the coding sequence ATGACCGGACCCAAGCGCAAGGCGCTGGGCCGCGGTCTGGCGGCGCTGATTCCCAGCGCCCCGCCCTCGCCCGCCATGGCGCCGGCCGGCAGCACCTTGTCGGCGCGCGGCGACGGCCTGCGCACGCTGGCCATCGAAGAGATTCACCCCTCGGGCGATCAACCGCGCCAGATCTTCGACGACGCCCGCCTGGCCGAGCTGGCCGATTCCATCCGCACGCAAGGAGTGATTCAGCCGGTGATCGTGCGGGTGCGCCCGCAAGGCGGCTACGAGCTGGTGGCCGGCGAACGCCGCTGGCGCGCCGCCCAGCGCGCCGGCCTGCACGAGATCCCCGCCGTCGTGCGCGACATCGCCCCGATGCGCGCCTTCGAGATGGCGATGGTCGAGAACCTGCAGCGCGCCGACCTGAACCCGATCGAAGAGGCGGCCGGCTATCAGCGCCTGATCAGCGATTTCGGGTACACGCAGGAGACCCTGGCCGGCCGGGTAGGCAAGGATCGCACGACGGTGACCAATGCCTTGCGCCTGCTGCGGCTGCCAGAATCGGTGCGCGATCTGGTGGTCGCCGGGCGCATCTCGATGGGACACGCGCGGGCGCTTTTGGGCCTCGAATCCGTCGACGCGATGGAGCGGCTGGCTCGCCGGGTGTCGGCGCGCGAGATGTCCGTTCGTCAGGTCGAGGCGCTGGTGCGGCGCGAGCGCAGCGTCTCGGCGGCGGCACCGACGCCCGCCGCGCCGTCGGCGTCGGCGCGCGACCTCGGCGACCGGCTGGCGCGGATCCTCGGCACGAAGGTCAAGGTCGTCGAGGCCGGACCGGGGCGCGGCCACCTGGAAGTTCACTATCACTCGCTGGATCAGCTCGACGCCTTGATCGCCCGCTGGCTGCCGTCATGA
- a CDS encoding PilZ domain-containing protein, whose protein sequence is MAAPKSSPPSPPKPPPAARPRRQHRRLTIRMSAEVRTARTVFTATTRDLSAGGAGIISDRGLTEGEEIALGLFLVVDDVEEQMPPLWVKGRVMWASGEQLNQHTAGVRFSGVTDEQKKWLGKVLSQLNDPGATPAPDRH, encoded by the coding sequence ATGGCCGCACCCAAGTCTTCCCCGCCGTCGCCACCGAAGCCGCCGCCCGCCGCGCGTCCGCGCCGCCAGCACCGCCGGCTGACCATCCGTATGTCCGCCGAGGTTCGCACCGCGCGCACCGTCTTCACCGCCACCACCCGCGATCTGTCGGCGGGGGGCGCCGGCATCATCTCGGATCGCGGGCTGACCGAAGGCGAGGAGATCGCGCTCGGCCTGTTTCTGGTGGTTGACGACGTCGAAGAGCAGATGCCGCCGTTGTGGGTGAAAGGCCGGGTGATGTGGGCCAGCGGCGAGCAACTGAACCAGCACACGGCCGGCGTGCGATTCAGCGGCGTCACCGACGAGCAGAAGAAATGGCTGGGCAAGGTGCTGTCGCAGCTGAACGATCCCGGCGCGACGCCGGCGCCCGATCGTCACTGA
- a CDS encoding PilZ domain-containing protein, translating to MRPAKNRERTQDARQHPRFQADVQVSVAVGDRKLPARTRDFSRSGLCLISSEEIARETNVAIELVLSFAAGGVSEPLRLRGRTVWCTAMFGSYQVGVMFVDINAERARYLDMFMGLLDGTNGADDPLDNEREDTDRRIDPDDPFRP from the coding sequence ATGCGGCCAGCCAAAAACCGTGAGCGAACCCAGGATGCACGCCAGCACCCGCGGTTCCAGGCTGACGTGCAGGTGTCGGTGGCCGTGGGCGATCGTAAGTTACCGGCCCGCACCCGGGATTTCTCGCGCTCCGGCCTGTGCCTGATCTCCTCCGAGGAGATCGCCCGCGAGACCAACGTCGCCATCGAGCTGGTGCTGTCGTTCGCCGCCGGCGGCGTCTCCGAACCGCTGCGCCTGCGCGGCCGCACCGTGTGGTGCACGGCGATGTTCGGTTCCTACCAGGTGGGCGTCATGTTCGTCGACATCAACGCCGAGCGCGCCCGTTATCTGGACATGTTCATGGGCCTCCTCGACGGCACCAACGGCGCTGACGATCCGCTGGACAACGAACGCGAGGACACCGACCGGCGAATCGATCCCGATGATCCGTTTCGTCCCTGA